The Pseudalkalibacillus hwajinpoensis nucleotide sequence CTTCTTTGATAAAAGCAAAAGAACTTTAGATTGGGATGATGTCTCCATCCCATGATTTCTTGCGAATGAAGTAGGCATCTTCAATGGTTGCTTCCGCTTCAAGAAAATGATCGAAGGGTTTTGTGATATCAATGTATTTAATCATGTACTGTTTATTTAATCGTTTCATGTGAATAATCCGCTCCTGCTCAAGTTGAGCGATTTCGTTAAGAAGGATTTTCCCTTCCCACACACGTAAAGGAAGCTCTCTTTTCCAAAGAGGAATGGACCCATGAAAAAGAATTTCCCCTTCTTGAAGCCATATTAAATCGTCAGCAATATCTTCCCATTCATTTAACTCATGTGTCGCGATAAGAACAAGCCTTTTTTCGGCATATCTTGATAGAAGGGAGACGACGTTCTTTCGTTCACGACTATCGAGGTAGTTTAACGGTTCATCAAGTAGCAAAATAGGAGGACAGTCAAGAATGGCTTGTGCGATACCGACACGCTGTTTCACTCCTTGAGAGAGAGCTTTAATTTTCTTCCTTTTACATGTTTGAATATGTAGGGCTTCCATCGTTTGATCAACGGCATCTTGATGAAGGACCCCTTTTAATTCACACATATACCTAAGGAACCTCTTCATTCTCATTTCTTCATATAATTCGATACCTGTTGGAAGAAAGCCGATATTCTTACGAATAAAGGGGAGGGAGGTATCAACTGTTCTCCCACCATATTCGATGATGCCTCTTTGGGGCCTTATTGCTGTTGCTAGAAGTTGAAGCAAGGTAGATTTACCAGCGCCGTTCTTACCAACTAGAATGGTGATCCCGGAACCAAGTGTTAATTCGGGAATCGCAAGTGAGAACTGTTTTCGAGTATATTTGATGTTTTGTAGTTGAATCATGGCCTAATCTCACAAATATTGAAGATGCAAACTCTTCCGATACGATAAGAAGAGCATGGCAACTCCAAGTCCAAGTATAATAAGGTAGGAGACAACAAAGAGTAAGTCTTGTTGAAGTGCTTCACCAGATAGTTCGAAAACAGTATAAGGTAATACAAGAAAAGTAAGCGCCCATCCAGCAAGTGAGGCGATAAATCCGGCAATTACCCCTTTATGGAACATGACAAAGGCAAGCAAACCTGTCAGAAAGAGAAGCGGCGCGAACCAATGCAAAAGAAACGTAGCGGGGTTAACCATCGTATTATCTTTCACAATATATAAGGTAGATAACAGGGCCAAACCAATGTTTACGACTAAGACAACAAGCAATTTACTTAAGAGAAGAAGTGCTGGAGGGAATGGGGTAATCGATTCGACCATCCGCATTTCTTTGTTCCAGGTTTTATAACTATAAAGCACACCAAATAATAGATAAATGGGAACAACGATAGGAAATAAACTGTCTGATTCCATGCTTCCAGCCGAAATCATCGTTAACATTGCAAAAATCAATACGCTAATCAGCCAGTAGGCCCAGTGATAAGAACGGAATTGATTAAGGCATTGTTTTGTTAGTGACGGCTTTGCAGGCTCAGGTTCTTGATCGAAATCAATTCCGATTTGAGAAGGTTTAAGTTCATCGAAAGAATCCTGTAACGAAAGAAGCAGCTTCTGTGTATCCTCTGAACGGGGTGACGTTGCCAGATATGACTTGATCGGCTGCTCTAGATCTTCTTCTAACTTTTCTAATTCAAGATCGGTGTCTTGCATGGCTAACTTCCTCCTTTCGTTCTATTGAAGCTTTTAGTTTCTTCAATGCGTGAAATAAGTTCGACTTTACTGTACCGAGTGGAAGTTCCAAAGCTTCTGCAATTTCTTGATACTTTAATTCCTGGTAAAACCGTAAATACACAATTTCTCTTTGCGTCTCAGAAAGCGTATCGAGCTGCTTGAGAAACTCCACACGTGATTCTTGCCTTTCAAATAGTTCCACTACTGATGGTTCTCGGTCAGCTTGATCTGGAATGAAGTCGAGAATTTGCTTTTCTGACCTAAATCCCGCGCTTTTCCAATAATCTCGGCATTGATTTGTGGCCACCTGGTAAAGCCAGGGCTTGATCTTTTCTGGGGTTTTCTTTGTTTTTAGTTGTTTAATTAATTTCAGGAAGGTTTCTTGAACAACATCTTCGGCCTTTCTTCTATCACGTAACATCCGTTCTAGATAACCAAGAAGCGGAGCATGATAACGATGAACAAGGGCTTCGAAAGCAGCCTGATTTCCACGTACCATAGCGACTACTAGTTCCTCATCTGTCATGAACCATCCTCCTTTCTAGTCTGATGATCTTGCATCACTTCATCCCATATTTTCTGCCATTCTTCGTAAGGAATGAGAGTAGAAGGTTCTCGAAACAAGGTGAAATCTGCTGCAAATCCCGGGTCTACCCAGGGTTCGCTATATATTCGGTCTAGGACTTCTTTCACTTTCTTACTATCTCCATCAGCGATGGCTTCGTTGATCATTGTGAAAATCTGGTTAGCTTTGATTTCTTCCTCACTGTAGTCTTCCAGTGGGATATCATCTTGAATCGTGATAACAAGGTCGCGGATTTGACTGGCCTTTTTTTTATTTCCATTTTCTAATTCATAAATGTACGTATAAGCACTTTGGATGGCACTTGTTACTAGCTCGCCGTCCTCATACCCATAAATCTCAGTACCATCATGGAATAGACTCACTTGAAAGAGCAATTTCATAAGATAAGTTTCATCCATTTGATAGAAAGTGGATTCGCTTAGGATATAGTTTTGATCAATAAAACCTTGTTGTCTCACGTAATTGGCCCAGCGAATATTCTCTACAGGAACGATAAAAAAATGACGCATAGGCTCTGTTTTTTTCGTTAAATAGTGGTTGGTGTATAGAAGGCGTTTGTCCAATTCCTTCATGAGCTCAACAGCGCGATCCAGATTGTAACTGTCCGTTACGATTGACATTGGATAATAAGTAGAATCAACTTCAGTCAGATCTCCAGCATAAAGGTCTAATTTAGAAGTTTTCCCTTGAAGTTTATAGGTTCCAACATTTGTTTTAAGTTCATCGATTGTGCCATATAAGGGTAGTGCCATACCTGAAACTTCGACATTAAAAGTGGCTCTATTCGAAATCCCAATATTCGTTTGTGATTCTCCGTTCATGTCATATAAATATTGATGCCCTGGCAATGGATACCAGGCTGTTTGAGAAGGCATAATCATTTGATCATTTCCAACATGGCCCGGATAGTATTCCTGACCATTATTAGATGCCCATAGTTTGTATGGTCCTTCATATTGAATACGAATAACAGGTTCTTTCATATTTTCAGGTAAAGTAACGGTCAGAAAATCATTCTCTTGAGTAAATGGAATTGGATGTTGATCAATCGTGACTTGGTTAACTGAAAATGTCTGATTCAATGTGAATTTCATGAACTCCTTTGTTTGAAATTCTGCTGATGGTAGAGTGAGAGATGCATCAATGAAAAGTGATTGATCTTCATGCTGAATGGATAAGTCAAACTGTTTTATTTCAAAACGTTCTGGTTGATAGAGCTCTTCTTCCTCTTTCATAAGAGTATTAGGAGAAGAAAGGGAAGGGAAAGACATGTAACTAGCTTGACCGTTTTGTTCGTCTGTTATCAATGGAGATTCTTGTTTAATCTTACTAAATTCATCAGTTCGTTCCTTCCAGAAAGAAGCATATGGAAGATACGACATCACGACAATTCCTATACTGATCATGAGTGCAACCTTCCACAGCCACGTATATGGATGAGGTCGGCGTTTATTGAGAATGAAAATGATGAGTACCAGGAGAAAGGAAGAAACCGTTAAAACAAAAATGCGCTGTAACTGTAATTCTTCTTTCATTAATTCAATTCCCCAGGTGCCATTAACAAGAACAGAATCGACAAATAAGTAGGTTAGATGGAACGCTTTAAGATAAAAGTGTCCGCCTTGATCAATAATGAAAATTTCCATGAATAGCGTACCAAACATCCAGGCACAGAAGGCGATTAAGTAAACAAAGCGATTTTTAATAAGTACCGATAAAAGCATGCCAAGAGTTAAACTAATGAAGAACGCTACTTCGTATTGAGTCCCATAGAAACGCAGAATTGTGAACGTTTCTTCTATCGGAATGTTATCTCTCATAGCAAAGATAAAGTAGGTTCCACTCATTAGGACCGTATATATCGTCATATAGATGAGCGCGGACATCAATTTTGCTGATATGAATACGAAATTGGACACGGGAAATGATTGATGCCACTCAAATGATTCATTCCCAACGTCTCGTCGTATTAAATAAACGCCAATCAGAATACTTAAGCCAATAACGAGAATGAATATAAGAGAGTGCGTTGTTTCATATGTTGTTCTGTAGAGGTTGCCATGTCCTCCTTCTTGATCTGCACTCATGCTAAAAAGTAACCAGATCAAATATAAGAAAGGAAGAGGTGCGAAAAACCAGTTTTTATACAAAAAAGAAAATTCAAGCTTATACTGGATAAGCCATTTTCTCATAGTCCATCACGCCCAATCAGTGCCATGTACCCTTCTTCAAGGGTAGGATCCACGGC carries:
- a CDS encoding ATP-binding cassette domain-containing protein, yielding MIQLQNIKYTRKQFSLAIPELTLGSGITILVGKNGAGKSTLLQLLATAIRPQRGIIEYGGRTVDTSLPFIRKNIGFLPTGIELYEEMRMKRFLRYMCELKGVLHQDAVDQTMEALHIQTCKRKKIKALSQGVKQRVGIAQAILDCPPILLLDEPLNYLDSRERKNVVSLLSRYAEKRLVLIATHELNEWEDIADDLIWLQEGEILFHGSIPLWKRELPLRVWEGKILLNEIAQLEQERIIHMKRLNKQYMIKYIDITKPFDHFLEAEATIEDAYFIRKKSWDGDIIPI
- a CDS encoding RNA polymerase sigma factor, producing the protein MTDEELVVAMVRGNQAAFEALVHRYHAPLLGYLERMLRDRRKAEDVVQETFLKLIKQLKTKKTPEKIKPWLYQVATNQCRDYWKSAGFRSEKQILDFIPDQADREPSVVELFERQESRVEFLKQLDTLSETQREIVYLRFYQELKYQEIAEALELPLGTVKSNLFHALKKLKASIERKEEVSHARHRS
- a CDS encoding ABC transporter permease/M1 family aminopeptidase codes for the protein MRKWLIQYKLEFSFLYKNWFFAPLPFLYLIWLLFSMSADQEGGHGNLYRTTYETTHSLIFILVIGLSILIGVYLIRRDVGNESFEWHQSFPVSNFVFISAKLMSALIYMTIYTVLMSGTYFIFAMRDNIPIEETFTILRFYGTQYEVAFFISLTLGMLLSVLIKNRFVYLIAFCAWMFGTLFMEIFIIDQGGHFYLKAFHLTYLFVDSVLVNGTWGIELMKEELQLQRIFVLTVSSFLLVLIIFILNKRRPHPYTWLWKVALMISIGIVVMSYLPYASFWKERTDEFSKIKQESPLITDEQNGQASYMSFPSLSSPNTLMKEEEELYQPERFEIKQFDLSIQHEDQSLFIDASLTLPSAEFQTKEFMKFTLNQTFSVNQVTIDQHPIPFTQENDFLTVTLPENMKEPVIRIQYEGPYKLWASNNGQEYYPGHVGNDQMIMPSQTAWYPLPGHQYLYDMNGESQTNIGISNRATFNVEVSGMALPLYGTIDELKTNVGTYKLQGKTSKLDLYAGDLTEVDSTYYPMSIVTDSYNLDRAVELMKELDKRLLYTNHYLTKKTEPMRHFFIVPVENIRWANYVRQQGFIDQNYILSESTFYQMDETYLMKLLFQVSLFHDGTEIYGYEDGELVTSAIQSAYTYIYELENGNKKKASQIRDLVITIQDDIPLEDYSEEEIKANQIFTMINEAIADGDSKKVKEVLDRIYSEPWVDPGFAADFTLFREPSTLIPYEEWQKIWDEVMQDHQTRKEDGS